In one Phenylobacterium glaciei genomic region, the following are encoded:
- a CDS encoding TetR/AcrR family transcriptional regulator: MAERNVARSTDRFEKKRDAILDASTVILNTQGVKGLTLGVAAAAVGLSTTSVTYYFKRKDDLAAACLMRGIDWLTQAAETALAEKTPTERLRKLLELYLERVRQGAIGAAPPLPVLSDIRALNNPRRAEVFDAFMKLFRKVRNLFDTPELAWLGRGRRTARTHMLLEQLFWAGAWLPKYDAEDYDRICDRMFDILTGGLAVAGAEWAPAPAPLAELAAPQSGELGLETFLLAATRLINSRGYKGASVDKISAELNVTKGSFYHHHDAKDDLVVACFDRTFEVMRRVQRLAMGLPGDQWSKLSSAAAALAEYQLSEYGPLLRTSALSALPEAMRDEQVAHSNRVSDRFASMISDGIAEGSIRPVDPFIAAQMLNATLNAGAELAFWVPGVTQKAAPSVFARPMLMGIFAR, encoded by the coding sequence ATGGCTGAACGAAACGTCGCCCGGTCGACGGACCGCTTCGAGAAGAAGCGCGACGCCATCCTCGACGCCTCGACGGTCATCCTCAACACCCAGGGGGTGAAGGGCCTGACCCTCGGCGTCGCCGCCGCGGCCGTGGGGCTCTCCACCACCAGCGTCACCTATTATTTCAAGCGCAAGGACGACCTGGCCGCCGCCTGCCTGATGCGTGGGATCGACTGGCTGACCCAGGCCGCTGAGACGGCCTTGGCGGAGAAGACCCCCACCGAGCGCCTGCGCAAGCTGCTGGAGCTCTATCTGGAGCGGGTCCGCCAGGGGGCCATCGGGGCTGCGCCGCCCCTGCCGGTGTTGTCGGACATCCGGGCGCTGAACAATCCGCGCCGCGCCGAGGTGTTCGACGCCTTCATGAAGCTGTTCCGCAAGGTGCGGAACCTGTTCGACACCCCGGAGCTGGCCTGGCTGGGCCGGGGCCGCCGCACGGCGCGCACCCATATGCTGCTGGAGCAGCTGTTCTGGGCCGGCGCCTGGCTGCCCAAGTACGACGCCGAGGACTATGACCGCATCTGCGACCGCATGTTCGACATCCTCACGGGCGGCCTGGCCGTGGCGGGCGCGGAGTGGGCCCCGGCCCCCGCGCCGCTCGCTGAACTGGCGGCGCCCCAAAGCGGCGAGCTGGGGCTGGAGACCTTCCTGCTGGCGGCCACGCGGCTGATCAACAGCCGGGGCTACAAGGGCGCCTCGGTGGACAAGATCTCCGCCGAGCTGAACGTCACCAAGGGCAGCTTCTACCACCACCACGACGCCAAGGATGACCTGGTGGTGGCCTGTTTCGACCGTACCTTCGAGGTGATGCGCCGGGTGCAGCGCCTGGCCATGGGCCTGCCGGGCGACCAGTGGTCCAAGCTCTCCAGCGCAGCGGCCGCGCTCGCCGAATATCAGCTCTCCGAATACGGCCCGCTGCTGCGCACCTCGGCGCTCTCGGCCCTGCCAGAGGCCATGCGCGATGAGCAGGTGGCCCACTCCAATCGGGTCTCCGACCGCTTCGCCTCGATGATCTCCGACGGCATCGCCGAGGGGTCGATCCGGCCGGTTGATCCTTTCATCGCCGCCCAGATGCTCAACGCCACCCTAAACGCCGGGGCCGAGCTGGCCTTCTGGGTGCCGGGCGTAACCCAGAAGGCCGCCCCCTCGGTCTTCGCCCGGCCGATGCTGATGGGTATCTTTGCTCGCTAG
- a CDS encoding MFS transporter — translation MTQVIPEAQTGRQLSLPTKLFYGFGSVAFGVKDNGFSYFLLIFYNQVMGLPAETVGLAIMVALFVDAFLDPIVGQASDNFRSKWGRRHPFMYAAAIPVAVSYLLLWSPPKSLDHQGLFFYLIGTAILIRSFITCYEIPSSALAAELTTGYDERTKLLSYRFLFGWIGGLVMYFAALKVFLTPDAAHKVGQLNVEGYAHYGVAAALLMLGAILISAVGTHGQIPFLREAPHRKLNLPTLAREMVGTLSHRSFLRILVANLFGAMAGGLTLSISLYFTTFFWEFSSAQIALFTFASLTAALFAFAAAPMFSQKFGKKRSAMTLLLIGVAVGCTPIVLRLMGLFPENGSALLFPIIFLQNVVSTGATITANILTSSMIADVVEDSELKTGRRSEGLFFAASAFVAKAVTGIGIFTSAMLLKAAAFPQGAKPGEVDPAVIARLGMIYVPVLIVLYGLCVTFMSGYRITRESHAESLRQLAAAADLVNEGEPASQTGKLS, via the coding sequence GTGACGCAAGTCATACCAGAAGCTCAAACCGGCCGCCAGTTGAGCCTGCCCACCAAGCTGTTCTACGGCTTCGGGTCCGTCGCCTTTGGGGTGAAGGACAACGGCTTCTCCTACTTCCTGCTGATCTTCTACAATCAGGTCATGGGCCTTCCAGCCGAGACGGTGGGCCTGGCGATCATGGTCGCCCTGTTCGTCGACGCCTTCCTGGACCCCATCGTCGGCCAGGCCTCGGACAACTTCCGCTCAAAGTGGGGTCGCCGGCATCCCTTCATGTACGCCGCCGCCATCCCGGTGGCGGTCTCCTACCTGCTGCTCTGGAGCCCACCCAAGTCGCTGGATCACCAGGGCCTGTTCTTCTATCTGATCGGCACGGCGATCCTGATCCGCAGCTTCATCACCTGCTACGAGATCCCCTCCTCGGCCTTGGCCGCCGAGCTGACCACCGGCTACGACGAGCGCACCAAGCTGCTCAGCTACCGCTTCCTGTTCGGCTGGATCGGCGGCCTGGTGATGTACTTCGCCGCCCTGAAGGTCTTCCTGACGCCCGACGCCGCGCACAAGGTCGGCCAGCTGAATGTCGAGGGCTACGCCCACTACGGCGTCGCCGCGGCCCTGCTGATGCTCGGCGCCATACTGATCTCGGCGGTGGGCACCCACGGCCAGATCCCGTTCCTGCGCGAGGCCCCGCACCGCAAGCTCAACCTGCCGACCCTGGCGCGCGAAATGGTGGGCACCCTGTCCCACCGCTCGTTCCTGCGCATCCTGGTGGCCAACCTGTTCGGGGCCATGGCCGGCGGCCTGACGCTCTCCATCAGCCTCTATTTCACGACCTTCTTCTGGGAGTTCAGCTCAGCCCAGATCGCGCTCTTCACCTTCGCCAGCCTGACGGCGGCCCTGTTCGCCTTCGCCGCGGCGCCGATGTTCTCGCAGAAGTTCGGCAAGAAGCGCTCGGCCATGACCCTGCTGCTGATCGGCGTCGCGGTAGGCTGCACCCCGATCGTCCTGAGGCTGATGGGTCTGTTCCCCGAGAACGGCAGCGCCCTGCTCTTCCCGATCATCTTCCTGCAGAACGTGGTCTCCACCGGCGCCACCATCACCGCCAACATCCTGACCTCCTCGATGATCGCCGACGTGGTGGAGGATAGCGAACTCAAGACCGGCCGCCGGTCCGAGGGCCTGTTCTTCGCCGCCTCGGCCTTCGTGGCCAAGGCGGTGACCGGCATCGGCATCTTCACCTCGGCCATGCTGCTGAAGGCTGCGGCCTTCCCGCAGGGCGCCAAGCCCGGCGAGGTCGACCCCGCGGTCATCGCCCGGCTGGGGATGATCTATGTGCCGGTGCTGATCGTGCTCTACGGCCTCTGCGTGACCTTCATGAGCGGCTATCGCATCACCCGCGAGAGCCACGCCGAATCCCTGCGCCAGCTGGCGGCGGCGGCAGACCTGGTGAACGAGGGCGAGCCGGCGTCGCAAACCGGCAAGCTGTCCTAG
- a CDS encoding MFS transporter: MSQDPSQPPAPPKLSVSTKLSYGVGSIAVGVSVLGLSATLLQPYLNRVIGLPAIWVGTAIMLTLMLDAVIDPAIGQWSDKLRTKWGRRHPLMYASAPLIAVACIAFWNSPSTWPVTTTGIFVIGMLVLLRLCVSLYEIPSSALAPELTSDYHQRTSLFSYRFFFGVVGGLGMNVVLYQVFLSPAAGGILNKQGYADFGILAACVMAVSILVSAFGTHRHIKDLYQPPVRKVPLSQVAKEILGTISNRSLVVVMISGLCSGVAGGLSGALSQYFYIELWGVSAASISYISMAGVLASVSGVMVAGPAARIWGKKRAMIGLFTVSVFTSAVPLSLKLLNLAPTDTGMVLTLLLVDYFIATTLAISGFIIISSMIADVVEDAAVKTGVRSEGLLLAANGLLPKFTGGIGVFLSGVLLTVVAFPTHAAAGTVDPEIMRRLALIFLPINTGMSLLSIAVLLPYKIDEDLHASNVATLQEAAALAERARIEDAHPVVDGAGGG; the protein is encoded by the coding sequence TTGTCGCAAGACCCATCGCAGCCACCAGCCCCGCCGAAACTCAGCGTCTCCACCAAGCTCTCCTATGGGGTCGGCTCAATCGCCGTCGGCGTCTCGGTCCTGGGTCTCTCGGCCACTCTGCTGCAGCCCTATCTGAACCGGGTCATCGGCCTGCCCGCCATCTGGGTGGGGACGGCGATCATGCTGACCCTGATGCTGGACGCGGTGATCGATCCGGCCATCGGCCAGTGGTCCGACAAGCTGCGCACCAAGTGGGGCCGGCGCCATCCGCTGATGTACGCCTCGGCGCCTTTGATCGCGGTGGCCTGCATCGCCTTCTGGAATTCGCCCTCCACCTGGCCCGTCACCACGACGGGGATCTTCGTGATCGGCATGCTGGTGCTGCTGCGCCTGTGCGTCAGCCTCTACGAGATCCCCTCCTCGGCCCTCGCCCCCGAGCTGACCAGCGACTACCACCAGCGTACCAGCCTGTTCAGCTACCGCTTCTTCTTCGGGGTCGTGGGGGGGCTGGGAATGAACGTGGTTCTGTACCAGGTCTTCCTGTCGCCGGCGGCGGGCGGCATCCTCAACAAGCAAGGCTACGCCGACTTCGGCATCCTGGCGGCCTGTGTGATGGCGGTCTCCATCCTGGTCTCGGCGTTCGGCACCCACCGGCACATCAAGGACCTCTACCAGCCACCGGTCCGTAAGGTCCCGCTCAGCCAGGTGGCCAAGGAGATCCTCGGCACCATCAGCAACCGGTCCCTCGTCGTGGTGATGATCTCGGGCCTCTGCTCCGGCGTCGCCGGCGGCCTGTCGGGCGCGCTCAGCCAGTATTTCTACATCGAACTCTGGGGGGTCAGCGCCGCCTCGATCTCCTACATCTCCATGGCCGGCGTCCTGGCCTCGGTGTCCGGCGTGATGGTGGCCGGCCCCGCCGCGCGGATCTGGGGCAAGAAGCGGGCGATGATCGGCCTGTTCACGGTCTCGGTCTTCACCTCGGCCGTGCCACTGTCCCTGAAGTTGCTGAACCTGGCGCCCACCGACACCGGCATGGTCCTGACCCTGCTGCTGGTGGACTATTTCATCGCCACCACGCTCGCCATCTCCGGCTTCATCATCATCTCCTCGATGATCGCCGACGTGGTGGAGGACGCCGCGGTGAAGACCGGCGTGCGCTCGGAGGGCCTGCTGCTGGCCGCCAATGGCTTGCTGCCGAAGTTCACCGGCGGTATCGGGGTCTTCCTGTCGGGTGTGCTGCTGACCGTGGTGGCCTTCCCCACCCATGCGGCGGCCGGCACGGTGGATCCGGAGATCATGCGTCGTCTGGCGCTGATCTTCCTGCCGATCAACACCGGCATGAGCCTGCTCTCCATCGCCGTCCTGCTGCCCTACAAGATCGACGAGGACCTGCACGCTTCCAACGTCGCCACCCTGCAGGAAGCCGCCGCCCTGGCTGAGCGGGCCCGTATCGAGGACGCCCATCCGGTCGTCGACGGCGCCGGCGGCGGCTGA